A DNA window from Tachysurus vachellii isolate PV-2020 chromosome 20, HZAU_Pvac_v1, whole genome shotgun sequence contains the following coding sequences:
- the orai1b gene encoding calcium release-activated calcium channel protein 1, protein MSGSELSLQALSWRKLYLSRAKLKATSRTSALLSGFAMVAMVEVQLDTNHDYPPGLLIAFSACTTVLVAVHLFALMISTCILPNIEAVSNVHNLNSIRESPHERMHRHVELAWAFSTVIGTLLFLAEVVLLCWVKFLPIRPKNQKNGTVSAGVAAAITSTSIMVPFGLIFIVFAVHFYRSLVSHKTDRQFRELEELEDLTRLQNELDQRGETSVLHSPASQ, encoded by the exons ATGAGCGGAAGTGAATTGTCTCTGCAGGCTTTGTCCTGGAGGAAGCTGTATTTGAGCCGGGCGAAGCTCAAAGCTACAAGCCgcacttcagctctgctttccGGCTTCGCCATG gttgcGATGGTGGAGGTTCAACTGGATACAAATCATGATTATCCCCCTGGTCTACTGATCGCGTTCAGTGCATGTACCACAGTTTTGGTTGCGGTTCATCTCTTTGCTCTGATGATCAGCACCTGCATCTTGCCCAACATCGAAGCCGTCAGCAACGTACACAACCTCAACTCGATTCGTGAGTCTCCACACGAACGTATGCATCGCCATGTCGAGCTGGCCTGGGCCTTCTCAACCGTCATCGGCACACTGCTTTTCCTTGCTGAGGTCGTCCTACTCTGCTGGGTCAAGTTTTTACCCATCAGGCCCAAAAATCAGAAAAATGGCACAGTCTCGGCAGGGGTGGCCGCTGCCATCACCTCCACTTCTATCATGGTACCCTTTGGTCTCATCTTTATCGTTTTCGCCGTCCATTTTTACCGCTCTCTTGTCAGTCACAAAACTGACCGTCAGTTCCGGGAGCTAGAGGAGCTGGAGGATCTGACACGACTTCAGAATGAGCTGGACCAGAGAGGAGAAACATCGGTGCTACACTCTCCAGCTTCTCAATAG
- the morn3 gene encoding MORN repeat-containing protein 3, which translates to MPIMKKPRKTESLVQLVDRKAQKNGILNTIYSTNGDQYTGEWKDNMRHGKGTQVWKRAGAVYEGEWKQNGRDGYGMLSKLQRSTNKYVKVYSGTWRNDKKEGLGTRFYSSSSQYEGEWVENKRSGWGRMTYENGDVYEGEWLKDKPQGQGVLWLVNGNRYEGSWKDGKKHGHGRFFYTGRGQLYEGFWLDDMPRCGTVCDYDIKHAPTPPLYPIPPVMLQDVQSVLTEGRDRFCSSR; encoded by the exons ATGCCTATCATGAAGAAACCCCGGAAAACTGAGTCACTTGTACAACTAGTGGATAGAAAGGCTCAAAAAAATGGCATCCTCAATACCATCTACAGCACAAACGGAGACCAATACACTGGAGAATGGAAGGATAACATGAGACACG GAAAAGGAACTCAAGTGTGGAAGAGAGCTGGAGCTGTGTATGAAGGTGAATGGAAACAGAATGGCCGTGACGGCTATGGGATGCTCAGCAAACTGCAGCGATCAACTAATAAATACGTAAAAGTTTATTCAGGCACATGGAGAAATGATAAGAAAGAG GGGTTAGGGACACGTTTCTACAGCTCGTCATCACAATATGAGGGAGAGTGGGTGGAGAACAAGAGGAGCGGATGGGGAAGGATGACTTATGAAAATGgagatgtgtatgaaggagagTGGCTGAAGGATAAACCCCAGGGTCAGGGCGTGCTGTGGCTcg tgaatggGAACAGATATGAGGGCAGCTGGAAAGACGGGAAGAAACACGGACACGGACGCTTCTTTTACACCGGCAGGGGTCAACTATATGAGGGGTTCTGGTTAGACGACATGCCCAGGTGCGGGACAGTGTGTGATTACGACATAAAGCATGCACCAACACCACCGCTGTACCCCATCCCTCCG GTGATGCTGCAGGATGTTCAGTCGGTACTGACGGAGGGACGTGACCGGTTCTGTTCCAGCCgatag
- the tmem120b gene encoding transmembrane protein 120B, giving the protein MRSAYCLQKGRKQMSMAVGTMSLERCRSEWEEIEKECQQLQETHKVYRQKLDELTNLQAICSSAICKQRKGLKELGLTLRQCAKTCDDKESLAINRLQSQIKEKQNVFFDMEAYLPKKNGLYLNLVLGNVNVTLLSNQAKFAYKDEYEKFKLFMTIILLLGAITCLFLLNYRVIDEIFNFLLVWYYCTLTIRESILINNGSRIKGWWVLHHYVSTFLSGVMLTWPEGVIYQTFRSQFLAFSIYQSFVQFLQYYYQSGCLYRLRALGERNQLDLTVEGFQSWMWRGLTFLLPFLFFGHFWQLYNAVTLFKLAAQDDCKEWQVFMLALAFLVLFLGNFLTTLKVVHQKVQKNNQEEEEQKKN; this is encoded by the exons ATGCGCAGTGCGTACTGTCTACAAAAGGGGAGAAAGCAGATGAGCATGGCAGTGGGTACAATGTCACTGGAGAGATGTCGGAGTGAATGggaagaaatagagaaagaatgTCAACAGCTGCAG gAGACACATAAGGTGTACCGGCAGAAGCTGGATGAACTCACAAACCTGCAGGCGATCTGCAGCAGTGCCATATGCAAGCAGAGGAAGGGCCTTAAAGAGCTCGGGCTCACACTTCGTCA ATGTGCAAAAACATGTGACGACAAAGAGTCTCTGGCTATAAATCGCCTACAGTCGCAGATTAAAGAGAAGCAGAATGTCTTCTTCGACATGGAAGCCTACTTGCCAAAGAAGAATGG GTTGTACTTAAACCTGGTTCTTGGAAATGTGAACGTAACACTACTCAGCAACCAGGCAAA GTTTGCTTATAAGGACGAGTATGAGAAGTTTAAGCTCTTCATGACCATAATACTGCTGCTGGGTGCCATCACATGCCTCTTCCTGCTGAACTACCG CGTTATAGATGAAATCTTCAATTTTTTATTGGTGTGGTATTACTGTACGCTGACCATCAGGGAAAGCATTCTCATCAACAACGGCTCCAG aATTAAAGGCTGGTGGGTTTTGCATCACTACGTCTCCACTTTTCTCTCAGGTGTCATGCTTACCTG GCCTGAGGGTGTGATATATCAGACATTTAGGAGTCAGTTCCTGGCCTTTTCCATCTATCAGA GTTTTGTGCAGTTTCTGCAGTATTATTATCAGAGCGGGTGTCTGTATCGGCTGCGTGCTTTAGGGGAGAGAAATCAACTGGATCTGACAGTAG AGGGTTTCCAGTCATGGATGTGGAGAGGGCTGACCTTCCTGCTGCCATTCCTGTTCTTTGGACAT ttttGGCAGCTGTACAACGCAGTGACTCTGTTTAAACTTGCTGCACAAGATGACTGTAAAGAATGGCAg GTTTTCATGCTGGCGCTGGCGTTCCTCGTGTTGTTCCTCGGGAATTTCCTCACCACGCTGAAGGTGGTCCATCAGAAGGTACAGAAAAACaaccaggaggaggagga